The Roseococcus microcysteis genome contains a region encoding:
- a CDS encoding NADPH:quinone reductase, producing MKAVWYERTGPAREVLVFGDMPTPIPGPGEVLVRLAASGVNPSDWKARGGSRPMLAPRIIPHSDGAGVIEAVGLGVEPSRIGQRVWVWNGQWKRAHGTAAQCIAIPEAQAVPLPAGTSFEAGACLGIPALTALRACLTDGGVAGQSVLVAGGAGAVGHYAIQFARLLGARSIIATVSSPQKAAHAMAAGADACVDYRREDAGARVRELTDGRGVDRVIEVDIAANAKLLPQVLAQDGLCVAYGSGAAEFTLPFFPMILGGIGLRCFIVYELSAAARAECEGLLTRFLAEGRLQHAIAGTLPLAECAAAHEIVQAGDAMGNIVLSVS from the coding sequence ATGAAGGCCGTCTGGTACGAACGCACCGGCCCCGCGCGCGAGGTGCTGGTCTTTGGCGACATGCCGACCCCCATTCCGGGCCCCGGCGAGGTGCTGGTGCGGCTCGCGGCCTCCGGCGTGAACCCGTCCGACTGGAAGGCGCGCGGCGGCAGCCGGCCCATGCTGGCGCCGCGCATCATCCCGCACAGCGACGGCGCGGGCGTGATCGAGGCGGTGGGGCTGGGGGTGGAGCCCAGCCGCATCGGCCAGCGGGTCTGGGTGTGGAACGGGCAGTGGAAGCGCGCCCATGGCACCGCCGCGCAATGCATCGCCATCCCCGAGGCGCAGGCCGTGCCGCTGCCGGCGGGCACCAGCTTCGAGGCGGGGGCGTGCCTCGGCATCCCGGCACTCACCGCGCTGCGCGCCTGCCTGACCGATGGCGGCGTGGCGGGGCAGAGCGTGCTGGTCGCGGGCGGTGCCGGGGCCGTGGGCCACTACGCCATCCAGTTCGCGCGGCTGCTCGGCGCGCGCAGCATCATCGCCACCGTCAGCAGCCCGCAGAAGGCGGCGCATGCCATGGCGGCCGGCGCCGATGCCTGCGTGGACTACCGGCGCGAGGATGCCGGCGCGCGCGTGCGTGAACTGACGGACGGGCGCGGCGTGGACCGCGTCATCGAGGTGGACATCGCGGCCAACGCCAAGCTGCTGCCGCAGGTGCTGGCACAGGATGGGCTGTGCGTCGCCTATGGATCGGGTGCCGCGGAATTCACCCTGCCCTTCTTCCCCATGATCCTGGGGGGCATCGGGCTGCGCTGCTTCATCGTCTATGAACTCTCCGCCGCCGCGCGGGCGGAGTGCGAGGGGCTGCTGACGCGCTTCCTGGCGGAAGGCCGGTTGCAGCACGCCATCGCGGGCACGCTGCCGCTGGCCGAATGCGCGGCGGCGCATGAGATCGTGCAGGCGGGGGATGCGATGGGGAACATCGTGTTGAGCGTGTCCTGA
- a CDS encoding DNA polymerase III subunit chi — MTEIGFYHLTRSSLEQALPRLLGRVLALPARALVLCAGPERLTSLDDALWTCIEPDWLPHGTRDAELQPIFLTTEDGPPANGAQHLFLTDGAESACLDLYARVFDLFDGGDEAAVAAARRRWAAAKAAGHTLAYWQQTPSGWERKA; from the coding sequence CTGACGGAGATCGGCTTCTACCACCTGACCCGCTCCAGCCTGGAGCAGGCCCTGCCCCGGCTGCTCGGCCGCGTGCTGGCGCTGCCGGCGCGGGCGCTGGTGCTCTGCGCGGGGCCGGAGCGGCTGACCTCGCTGGACGACGCGCTCTGGACCTGCATCGAGCCGGACTGGCTGCCCCATGGCACGCGCGACGCCGAACTCCAGCCCATCTTCCTCACCACCGAGGATGGGCCGCCGGCGAATGGGGCCCAGCACCTCTTCCTGACCGATGGGGCGGAAAGCGCCTGCCTCGACCTCTACGCGCGCGTGTTTGACCTGTTCGACGGCGGCGACGAGGCCGCGGTGGCCGCGGCGCGGCGGCGCTGGGCGGCGGCGAAGGCGGCGGGCCATACCCTCGCCTATTGGCAGCAGACGCCATCGGGGTGGGAGCGGAAGGCCTGA
- a CDS encoding leucyl aminopeptidase — MLDIAFAKPALPKAGGLVLLLAEEAAPTGLAATLDAAMEGGLVRALEAAGFHGRKGQSATLWAPAPGIGKLLVLGMGKEGGAAAAEKLGGTAAAAMASEVTAMIAADGLPAAEAASVAMGAALRHYRFDRYRTTEKAEDKPKLSKLTVATSEGTAAKAAWGPMKAVVEGVFLARDLVSEPPNVLNPVEFAKRCEALSSLGLEVDVLGVKEMRKLGMGALLGVAQGSINEPRLVVMRWNGASKGKKASNPVCFIGKGVTFDTGGISIKPAGGMEDMKWDMAGAGTVAGLMAALAGRKAKVDAVGLLGLVENMPGHNAQRPGDVVTSASGQTIEVINTDAEGRLVLADVIHYAIEKYDPRFMVDLATLTGAIIVALGHEHAGLFANDDELAARIVAAGQATGEACWRMPLGDAYDKQIKSDIADMKNVGGGRAGGSITAAQFIQRFVQKKPWAHLDIAGTAWSSKDAPTTPKGATAFGVRLLDRMVAEHYEG; from the coding sequence ATGCTCGACATCGCCTTCGCCAAGCCCGCCCTGCCCAAGGCGGGCGGTCTCGTCCTGCTGCTGGCCGAGGAGGCCGCGCCCACGGGCCTCGCGGCCACGCTGGATGCCGCGATGGAAGGCGGCCTCGTGCGCGCGCTGGAGGCCGCGGGCTTCCACGGCCGCAAGGGGCAGAGTGCCACGCTCTGGGCGCCCGCGCCGGGCATCGGCAAGCTGCTGGTGCTGGGCATGGGCAAGGAGGGTGGCGCCGCCGCGGCCGAGAAGCTGGGCGGCACCGCCGCCGCCGCCATGGCAAGCGAGGTGACGGCGATGATCGCGGCCGATGGGCTGCCGGCGGCCGAGGCGGCCTCGGTGGCGATGGGCGCCGCGCTGCGCCACTACCGCTTCGACCGCTACCGCACCACCGAGAAGGCCGAGGACAAGCCGAAGCTGTCCAAGCTGACGGTGGCGACCAGCGAAGGCACCGCCGCCAAGGCCGCCTGGGGTCCGATGAAGGCCGTGGTGGAGGGCGTCTTCCTGGCGCGCGACCTCGTCTCCGAGCCGCCCAACGTGCTGAACCCCGTCGAATTCGCGAAGCGCTGCGAGGCGCTGTCCTCCCTCGGCCTGGAGGTGGACGTGCTGGGCGTGAAGGAGATGCGGAAGCTCGGCATGGGGGCGCTGCTGGGCGTGGCGCAGGGCTCCATCAACGAACCGCGCCTGGTGGTGATGCGCTGGAACGGCGCCTCCAAGGGGAAGAAGGCCAGCAACCCGGTCTGCTTCATCGGCAAGGGCGTCACCTTCGACACGGGCGGCATCTCCATCAAGCCCGCGGGCGGCATGGAGGACATGAAGTGGGACATGGCCGGCGCGGGCACCGTGGCCGGGCTGATGGCGGCGCTGGCCGGCCGCAAGGCGAAGGTGGACGCGGTGGGGCTGCTGGGCCTTGTCGAGAACATGCCGGGCCACAACGCGCAGCGGCCGGGTGACGTGGTGACCAGCGCCTCGGGCCAGACCATCGAGGTGATCAACACCGACGCCGAGGGGCGGCTCGTCCTGGCCGACGTCATCCACTACGCCATCGAGAAGTATGATCCGCGCTTCATGGTGGACCTGGCCACGCTGACGGGCGCCATCATCGTCGCACTCGGCCATGAGCATGCCGGCCTGTTCGCCAATGACGATGAACTCGCCGCGCGGATCGTGGCGGCGGGCCAAGCCACGGGCGAGGCCTGCTGGCGCATGCCGCTGGGCGATGCCTATGACAAGCAGATCAAGTCCGACATCGCCGACATGAAGAATGTGGGCGGCGGGCGCGCCGGCGGGTCCATCACGGCCGCGCAGTTCATCCAGCGCTTCGTGCAGAAGAAGCCCTGGGCGCATCTGGACATCGCGGGCACGGCCTGGTCGTCCAAGGACGCGCCCACCACGCCCAAGGGCGCGACGGCCTTCGGCGTGCGGCTGCTCGACCGCATGGTGGCCGAGCACTACGAGGGCTGA
- a CDS encoding TerB family tellurite resistance protein, protein MGFWGKIIGGIAGFATGGPLGAVLGAAAGHAADAGGLRRRLGPDAASLASMLGSKEQLFAICVVVLSAKLAKCDGPVVRAEIDAFKRLFRIPPQNMKDVARLFDEARDSADEFEAFADRLGEAFADNRTILEDVLAALFQIARADGPLTRGEVRFLQRVQTGFGLDARSWERARDGQGRVDAGQPSFDPYAVLGIPANASDEDVRAAWKRLMRENHPDALASRGVPAEFIQRATGKVAEINAAWDRIKRDRKL, encoded by the coding sequence TTGGGGTTCTGGGGCAAGATCATCGGCGGCATCGCCGGCTTCGCGACCGGCGGGCCGCTGGGCGCCGTGCTGGGCGCGGCCGCGGGCCATGCCGCCGATGCGGGCGGGCTGCGCCGGCGCCTGGGGCCCGATGCGGCGAGCCTCGCCTCCATGCTCGGCTCCAAGGAACAGCTCTTCGCCATCTGCGTGGTGGTGCTCTCGGCCAAGCTCGCGAAATGCGACGGGCCGGTGGTGCGGGCGGAAATTGACGCCTTCAAGCGCCTGTTCCGCATCCCGCCGCAGAACATGAAGGATGTGGCGCGCCTGTTTGACGAGGCGCGCGACAGCGCGGACGAGTTCGAGGCCTTCGCCGACCGGCTGGGCGAGGCCTTCGCCGACAACCGCACCATCCTGGAGGATGTGCTGGCGGCCCTCTTCCAGATCGCCCGCGCCGACGGGCCGCTGACGCGGGGCGAGGTGCGCTTCCTCCAGCGCGTCCAGACGGGCTTCGGCCTCGATGCACGGAGCTGGGAACGCGCGCGGGACGGCCAGGGGCGCGTGGATGCCGGCCAGCCTTCCTTCGACCCCTATGCGGTGCTGGGCATCCCGGCCAATGCCTCGGACGAGGATGTGCGCGCGGCCTGGAAGCGGCTGATGCGGGAGAACCACCCGGATGCGCTGGCCTCGCGCGGGGTGCCGGCGGAATTCATCCAGCGGGCCACCGGCAAGGTGGCCGAGATCAACGCGGCCTGGGACCGGATCAAGCGGGATCGTAAACTTTAA
- a CDS encoding 3'(2'),5'-bisphosphate nucleotidase CysQ family protein, with product MDHAALLDLAARLAHQAGEAIEAIRRAGFAVERKEDRSPVTAADRISEGIITEGLRAAAPEIPIIAEEAMSDGVIPPVAPRFWLVDPLDGTKEFAAGIPEYCTCIALIEDGRAVLGVLGAPAEPAIYAGILGQGAWVERGGVRTPMKARPMPATGLVLMASRSHRKDTGEAGFKPPVPVVETIPMGSALKYARIAEGVADVCPRLDGRTMEWDTAAAQAVLEAAGGRMFDPHGHALRYGKPNYRNEGFIAWGAE from the coding sequence ATGGATCACGCCGCCCTTCTCGACCTCGCCGCCCGCCTCGCGCACCAGGCGGGCGAGGCCATCGAAGCCATCCGCCGCGCGGGCTTCGCCGTGGAACGCAAGGAGGACCGCAGCCCCGTCACCGCCGCCGACCGCATCAGCGAGGGCATCATCACCGAGGGCCTGCGCGCGGCCGCGCCGGAGATTCCCATCATCGCCGAGGAAGCCATGTCGGACGGCGTCATCCCGCCCGTGGCCCCCCGCTTCTGGCTGGTGGACCCGCTGGACGGCACCAAGGAATTCGCCGCCGGCATCCCGGAATACTGCACCTGCATCGCGCTGATCGAGGATGGCCGCGCCGTGCTGGGCGTGCTGGGCGCGCCGGCCGAGCCCGCGATCTATGCGGGCATCCTGGGCCAGGGCGCCTGGGTGGAGCGCGGCGGCGTCCGCACGCCCATGAAGGCGCGCCCCATGCCCGCCACGGGCCTGGTGCTGATGGCCAGCCGCAGCCACCGCAAGGACACGGGCGAGGCGGGCTTCAAGCCGCCCGTGCCGGTGGTCGAGACCATCCCCATGGGCTCCGCCCTGAAATATGCGCGCATCGCCGAGGGCGTGGCCGATGTGTGCCCGCGCCTCGATGGCCGCACCATGGAATGGGACACGGCGGCGGCGCAGGCCGTGCTGGAGGCGGCCGGCGGGCGCATGTTCGACCCGCACGGCCACGCGCTGCGCTATGGCAAGCCCAATTACCGCAACGAAGGCTTCATCGCCTGGGGCGCCGAGTAA
- a CDS encoding leucyl aminopeptidase family protein: MLRLRAEAPPGALVLRPVLEGGEPHPSGFEGRPGQVLELNPKLRWVGADGASNAPQWEAVGAACIRAAGEAARVAIDARGLPDAVAVALGAGAVLRAWGFEALKSRRTPGPRRLSLLVDDPDRAAPLWARAKAGLDGALLARELTAEPANRLHPREFARRLKALEADGLTVEVLKPARLRKLGAGGLLAVGQGAAEGPRLVVLRWKGRFAAPPVAFVGKGICFDTGGISIKPAAGMEKMRGDMAGAAACAGAMLALARRNSPCPAVAVLALAENATSGQAYRPGDVLTMLSGRTVEVIDTDAEGRLVLADALHYAATRFRPQAILDLATLTGSVVTALGHHRAGLYGNEAALGAAVAAAGEAVGERLWPLPIGEAHRRDLDSPIADLRQCAPAGPLLPDACHAAAFLREFVGLLPWAHLDIAGVSEEAGEEGLAPRHAPTGFGARLLDALVERHFEDPHRV; encoded by the coding sequence GTGCTGCGCCTCCGCGCGGAGGCCCCGCCCGGCGCGCTGGTGCTGCGGCCCGTGCTGGAGGGCGGCGAGCCGCACCCCTCGGGCTTCGAGGGGCGGCCGGGCCAGGTGCTGGAGCTGAACCCGAAGCTGCGCTGGGTGGGGGCGGATGGCGCCTCCAACGCGCCGCAATGGGAAGCTGTGGGGGCGGCCTGCATCCGTGCGGCCGGTGAGGCGGCACGGGTCGCGATTGACGCGCGTGGCCTGCCCGATGCGGTGGCGGTCGCGCTCGGCGCGGGGGCGGTGCTGCGCGCCTGGGGGTTCGAGGCGCTGAAGTCGCGCCGCACGCCGGGGCCGCGCCGCCTTTCCCTGCTGGTGGATGATCCGGACCGCGCGGCCCCCCTCTGGGCGCGCGCCAAGGCGGGGCTGGATGGGGCGCTGCTGGCGCGCGAACTCACCGCCGAGCCCGCCAACCGCCTGCACCCGCGCGAATTCGCGCGCCGCCTGAAGGCGTTGGAAGCGGATGGCCTGACGGTCGAGGTGCTGAAGCCCGCCCGGCTTCGCAAGCTGGGCGCGGGCGGGTTGCTCGCGGTGGGCCAGGGGGCGGCGGAGGGGCCGCGCCTGGTCGTCCTGCGCTGGAAGGGGCGCTTCGCGGCACCCCCCGTGGCCTTCGTGGGCAAGGGCATCTGCTTCGACACGGGCGGCATCTCCATCAAGCCCGCCGCGGGCATGGAGAAGATGCGCGGCGACATGGCCGGGGCCGCCGCCTGCGCGGGGGCCATGCTGGCGCTGGCCCGCCGCAACTCGCCCTGCCCCGCCGTGGCCGTGCTGGCGCTGGCCGAGAACGCCACCAGCGGCCAGGCCTATCGGCCGGGGGATGTGCTGACCATGCTCTCGGGCCGGACCGTCGAGGTGATAGATACCGACGCCGAAGGGCGCCTCGTCCTGGCCGACGCGCTGCACTACGCCGCCACGCGCTTCAGGCCGCAGGCCATCCTGGACCTCGCCACGCTGACGGGCAGCGTGGTGACGGCGCTGGGCCACCATCGCGCGGGGCTCTATGGCAATGAGGCCGCGCTGGGTGCCGCGGTGGCCGCGGCGGGCGAGGCGGTGGGCGAGCGCCTCTGGCCGCTGCCCATCGGCGAGGCGCATCGGCGCGACCTGGACAGCCCCATCGCCGATCTGCGCCAATGCGCCCCCGCCGGCCCGCTGCTGCCCGATGCCTGCCACGCCGCCGCCTTCCTGCGCGAATTCGTGGGGCTGCTGCCCTGGGCGCATCTGGACATCGCGGGGGTCTCGGAGGAAGCGGGCGAGGAAGGCTTGGCGCCCCGCCACGCCCCCACGGGCTTCGGCGCGCGGCTGCTCGACGCGCTGGTGGAACGCCATTTCGAGGACCCGCACCGGGTCTGA